The following are from one region of the Phycisphaeraceae bacterium genome:
- a CDS encoding CHAD domain-containing protein: MTNNTEEQARMPEASKWIETLRPETPLRDAAGEVLSHRLEAVEGWLKRLGDDKHDQVRAVHQLRVSTRRAGAALHTFADPLSDTQRKKSRKILRSLRKAAGCARDCDVHAALFASLADETLSEASHAARDAVLAVLEAERDIATERLQDVAKRFPASKVKRRRTRLLESLADAELPGDVTLRDAAADILPEIIGAVRDAAASHHGEPAGLHAMRIACKRMRYAVEVFAPCMGEGFNDDLYPRLKEVQERLGRINDAHTARLRLERILVDLTQAQESVADESHDDDDDDAETVPLVERGLRELIERFAREEEAARVDFLAWWDSVHAGDFLAPFSDAVPRSRTVELTPSAPAPPAPPTPPTPPAPRTPPIATTPANDDATHEPELDAPNQPRFGSRRLAAIDVGTNSIRVIVAEAFADGQYRVLDDEKEIARLGNGMTETGRLDDASIEKAILAIDRMKRIAEGYGATYIRAVGTAAVRDADNGQALVDRVLERTGVRIEVITPEDEAQLTFKSVSAAFDLTSFPSVIADIGGGSAEVVLCSGGLIEQVFPIPLGAVLLTEMFGGPELSAGERFSAMSAFIREQVDRHFADAAIDPELLIGAGGTFEALAKLSMGRFEPTPGALIRGYDMERSEVKRLLDRVRALSVKDRAKLPGISPNRAEIIVAGAALVLALMKRLTVDRLRVHDGGIRDGLLLTMVEEMFPQEGASGQAAGEDPKDPMRSVRRFSQVCNYERRHCAHVSRLALQLFDQLVRDHGLAFQGWSTDRARVLLHAAALLHDIGYHIDYKKHHLHSYHLIMHSALRGFSRREIEVVAQVSRYHRKSTPKLKHKPFAKLPPEDRAIVRTLSAVLRVADGLDRTHMRLVKSISLRIDSGEAHFDLVAESDPSVDVWGAERKADLWQKVFSLTPVFRWANAPEPAAAAEAHEPAPAPQPVGVNGTH; encoded by the coding sequence GTGACGAACAACACGGAGGAGCAAGCCCGGATGCCCGAAGCCAGCAAGTGGATCGAGACGCTCCGTCCGGAAACCCCCCTGCGCGACGCCGCGGGCGAGGTGCTCTCTCACCGGCTCGAGGCCGTTGAGGGGTGGCTGAAGCGTCTGGGCGACGACAAGCACGATCAGGTCCGCGCCGTGCACCAGCTGCGCGTCAGCACCCGTCGCGCCGGCGCGGCGTTGCACACTTTCGCCGACCCGCTCTCCGACACGCAGCGCAAGAAGTCCCGGAAAATCCTCCGATCCCTGCGCAAGGCGGCCGGTTGCGCGCGCGATTGCGATGTTCACGCGGCCCTCTTCGCGTCCCTCGCGGACGAGACGCTGAGCGAGGCCTCGCACGCGGCCCGCGACGCGGTGCTGGCGGTGCTCGAGGCCGAGCGCGACATCGCGACCGAGCGTCTGCAGGATGTCGCGAAGCGGTTCCCGGCGTCGAAGGTGAAGCGTCGGCGCACTCGCCTGCTCGAGTCGCTCGCCGACGCGGAACTGCCCGGCGATGTCACACTGCGAGACGCCGCCGCCGACATCCTGCCCGAGATCATCGGCGCGGTGCGAGACGCCGCCGCATCGCACCACGGCGAGCCGGCGGGGCTCCACGCGATGCGCATCGCGTGCAAGCGAATGCGCTACGCGGTCGAGGTCTTCGCGCCGTGCATGGGCGAGGGCTTCAACGACGACCTCTACCCGCGCCTCAAAGAGGTGCAGGAGCGTCTTGGGCGGATCAACGACGCCCACACGGCGCGACTGCGCCTCGAGCGGATCCTCGTCGACCTCACGCAGGCCCAGGAATCGGTCGCCGACGAGAGCCACGACGACGACGACGATGACGCCGAGACCGTCCCGCTCGTCGAGCGAGGGCTCCGCGAGCTGATCGAGCGGTTCGCGCGCGAAGAGGAAGCGGCGCGCGTCGACTTCCTCGCGTGGTGGGACTCGGTTCACGCCGGCGACTTCCTCGCGCCGTTCTCCGACGCCGTCCCGCGCTCGCGAACCGTTGAACTCACGCCCTCCGCCCCGGCGCCCCCGGCGCCCCCGACGCCCCCGACGCCCCCGGCGCCCCGGACGCCGCCGATTGCGACGACGCCTGCGAACGACGACGCGACGCACGAGCCGGAGCTCGACGCGCCGAACCAGCCGCGATTCGGGTCTCGCCGGCTCGCGGCCATCGACGTGGGAACGAATTCGATCCGCGTCATCGTGGCCGAGGCCTTCGCCGACGGGCAGTACCGCGTGCTCGACGACGAGAAGGAGATCGCGCGCCTCGGCAACGGGATGACCGAGACCGGGCGCCTCGACGACGCGTCCATCGAGAAGGCCATCCTCGCGATCGATCGCATGAAGCGGATCGCCGAGGGCTACGGCGCCACATACATCCGCGCCGTCGGCACCGCCGCCGTGCGCGACGCCGACAACGGGCAGGCGCTCGTCGATCGCGTGCTCGAACGCACCGGAGTGCGCATCGAGGTCATCACGCCCGAAGACGAGGCGCAGCTCACCTTCAAGTCCGTGTCCGCCGCCTTCGATCTGACGTCGTTCCCGTCGGTCATCGCCGACATCGGGGGCGGCAGCGCCGAGGTCGTGCTCTGCTCCGGCGGGCTGATCGAGCAGGTGTTCCCCATCCCGCTCGGCGCGGTGCTGCTGACCGAGATGTTCGGCGGCCCCGAGCTGAGCGCCGGCGAGCGGTTCTCCGCGATGAGCGCGTTCATCCGCGAGCAGGTCGACCGGCACTTCGCCGACGCCGCGATCGACCCCGAGCTCCTCATCGGCGCCGGGGGCACTTTCGAGGCGCTCGCGAAGCTCTCGATGGGGCGCTTCGAGCCCACGCCCGGCGCGCTCATCCGCGGCTACGACATGGAGCGGTCGGAGGTGAAGCGCCTCCTCGATCGCGTGCGCGCGCTATCGGTCAAGGATCGCGCGAAGCTTCCGGGCATAAGCCCCAACCGCGCCGAGATCATCGTCGCCGGCGCCGCCCTCGTGCTGGCGCTCATGAAGCGCCTTACCGTCGACCGCCTGCGCGTGCACGACGGGGGCATCCGCGACGGGCTGCTGCTGACGATGGTGGAGGAGATGTTCCCCCAGGAGGGCGCGTCCGGCCAGGCGGCGGGTGAAGACCCGAAAGACCCGATGCGCTCAGTGCGGCGCTTCTCGCAGGTTTGCAACTACGAGCGTCGCCACTGCGCCCATGTCTCGCGCCTCGCGCTGCAGTTGTTCGACCAGCTCGTGCGCGACCACGGGCTGGCGTTCCAGGGCTGGTCGACCGATCGGGCGCGCGTGCTGCTGCACGCCGCGGCGTTGCTGCACGACATCGGCTACCACATCGACTACAAGAAGCACCACCTGCACAGCTATCACCTGATCATGCACAGCGCGCTGCGCGGGTTCAGCAGGCGCGAGATCGAGGTCGTCGCGCAGGTCTCTCGGTACCACCGCAAGTCGACCCCCAAGCTCAAGCACAAGCCCTTCGCGAAGCTGCCGCCAGAGGACCGCGCCATCGTGCGCACCCTGAGCGCCGTGCTGCGCGTCGCCGACGGGCTCGATCGCACGCACATGCGGCTCGTCAAGTCCATATCGCTGCGCATCGACTCGGGCGAGGCGCACTTCGACCTGGTGGCGGAGAGCGACCCCTCGGTCGATGTCTGGGGCGCCGAGCGCAAGGCGGACCTCTGGCAGAAGGTTTTCTCCCTCACCCCCGTGTTCCGCTGGGCCAACGCGCCCGAGCCCGCCGCCGCCGCCGAGGCGCACGAACCGGCGCCGGCTCCTCAGCCCGTGGGCGTCAACGGGACGCACTGA
- a CDS encoding serine hydroxymethyltransferase: MSGSSLNDALLDLLRAADPDAARILEAEHDRQATTIELIASENHVSPAVQHAAGSWMTNKYAEGYPGARYYGGCVHHDEIENLARERAKAMFNCSFANVQPHSGAQANAAVFMALMNPGDTFAALQLKDGGHLSHGLSINFSGVFYKPVFYPLHAEESHPEFERIDYDAVRKVVREHKPKMLLCGYSAYPRTIDFAKFREIADEVGALLMADVAHIAGLIAGGAHPSPFPHAHVVTTTTHKTLRGPRGGLILTNDEEIAKKVDRALFPGLQGGPLMHIVGAKAIAFGEALQPSFKTYARNIVANAKALASALQERGFRVTTGGTENHLMLVDLRPFDAELTGADAEKILEKAGIITNKNGLPGDTRPPRVTSGLRLGTPALTTRGFGPDEMRRVAELISRVLKHRSDEQAIRQVREEVRVLCAAFPLPGHASHASV, from the coding sequence ATGTCCGGTTCATCCCTCAACGACGCCCTGCTCGACCTCCTCCGCGCCGCCGACCCCGACGCGGCCCGCATCCTCGAGGCCGAGCATGATCGCCAGGCGACCACCATCGAGCTGATCGCCTCCGAGAACCACGTCTCCCCGGCGGTCCAGCACGCCGCCGGGTCGTGGATGACCAACAAGTACGCCGAGGGTTACCCCGGCGCACGCTACTACGGCGGGTGCGTCCACCACGACGAGATCGAGAACCTCGCGCGCGAGCGCGCCAAGGCCATGTTCAACTGCTCGTTCGCCAACGTGCAACCCCACTCGGGCGCGCAGGCCAACGCCGCGGTCTTCATGGCGCTCATGAACCCGGGCGACACCTTCGCCGCCTTGCAGCTCAAGGACGGCGGGCACCTCTCGCACGGGCTGTCCATCAACTTCTCCGGCGTGTTCTACAAGCCCGTCTTCTATCCCCTCCACGCCGAAGAGAGCCACCCAGAGTTCGAACGCATCGACTACGACGCCGTGCGCAAGGTCGTGCGCGAGCACAAGCCGAAGATGCTGCTCTGCGGCTACTCGGCCTATCCGCGCACCATCGACTTCGCCAAGTTCCGCGAGATCGCCGACGAGGTCGGCGCGCTGCTCATGGCGGATGTCGCGCACATCGCCGGGCTCATCGCGGGCGGCGCGCACCCCTCGCCCTTCCCCCACGCGCACGTCGTCACCACGACGACGCACAAGACCCTGCGCGGGCCTCGCGGCGGGCTGATCCTCACCAACGACGAAGAGATCGCCAAGAAGGTCGACCGCGCGCTCTTCCCCGGCCTGCAGGGCGGCCCGCTGATGCACATCGTGGGCGCCAAGGCGATCGCCTTCGGCGAGGCGCTCCAGCCCTCGTTCAAGACCTACGCGAGGAACATCGTCGCCAACGCCAAGGCCCTCGCCTCGGCCCTGCAGGAACGAGGCTTCCGCGTGACCACCGGCGGGACCGAGAACCACCTGATGCTCGTCGACCTGCGCCCCTTCGACGCCGAGCTGACGGGCGCCGACGCCGAGAAGATCCTCGAGAAGGCCGGCATCATCACGAACAAGAACGGGCTGCCGGGCGACACCCGCCCGCCGCGGGTGACCTCGGGGCTGCGTCTGGGGACGCCCGCTCTGACGACCCGGGGGTTTGGCCCAGACGAGATGCGTCGCGTCGCGGAGCTGATCAGCCGCGTTCTGAAGCACCGTTCCGACGAGCAGGCGATCCGCCAGGTCCGGGAAGAGGTTCGGGTTCTGTGCGCCGCGTTCCCACTCCCCGGGCACGCGTCCCACGCGAGCGTCTGA